In the genome of Myxococcus guangdongensis, one region contains:
- a CDS encoding alpha/beta fold hydrolase translates to MPAVQHQTVDVDGLEIFYREAGPEDAPVVLLPHGYPCSSFQFRNLLPALSDSWRLIAPDAPGFGYSATPSPRRFSYTFDGYARFLERFAETLGLTRYALYLHDYGSQFGFRLALHAPERVAALVIQNGDIYEDQFGPKYRMLKEQWSNPTPEGRRKLLAAVSEEGFKDEFIGELPEHLVDRISPDLWTLHWALVQRFDRRMNLFHLLEDQRTTLAWMPRYQAYLREHRPPTLILWGPHDGYMPEGAGRAYLRDVPDAELHMLDAGHWALETHLDDIVFHMRRFLQRVHLSHAASTTWMT, encoded by the coding sequence CGCCGGTGGTGCTGCTTCCCCACGGATATCCGTGCTCGTCCTTCCAGTTCCGCAACCTGCTGCCCGCGCTCTCGGACTCGTGGCGGCTGATTGCGCCGGATGCTCCAGGCTTCGGCTACAGCGCGACGCCGTCTCCCCGCCGGTTCAGCTACACGTTCGATGGGTACGCGCGCTTCCTCGAGCGCTTCGCGGAGACACTGGGGCTCACGCGCTACGCGCTGTACCTCCATGACTACGGCTCACAGTTCGGCTTCCGGCTCGCGCTGCATGCACCCGAGCGAGTCGCCGCATTGGTCATCCAGAACGGTGACATCTACGAGGACCAGTTCGGGCCCAAGTACCGGATGCTGAAGGAACAATGGTCGAACCCGACGCCAGAGGGCCGCAGGAAGCTGCTGGCCGCGGTGAGCGAAGAGGGTTTCAAGGACGAGTTCATCGGTGAGCTACCCGAGCACCTCGTCGACCGCATCAGCCCGGACCTGTGGACGCTCCATTGGGCGCTGGTGCAGCGCTTTGACCGGCGCATGAACCTGTTCCACCTGCTGGAGGACCAACGCACGACGCTCGCGTGGATGCCGCGTTATCAGGCGTACCTGCGCGAGCACCGTCCCCCCACGCTGATTCTGTGGGGCCCTCACGACGGCTACATGCCCGAGGGCGCGGGCCGCGCGTACCTGCGCGATGTGCCGGACGCGGAGCTGCACATGCTCGACGCGGGACACTGGGCGCTGGAGACACACCTGGACGACATCGTCTTCCACATGCGGCGCTTCCTCCAACGCGTGCATCTGTCCCACGCGGCGAGCACGACCTGGATGACCTGA
- a CDS encoding MOSC domain-containing protein translates to MPPSPQLFGRAVRILVCTEKKTFVTRELAEVRVTFEGIDGDRHAGHTRPADVRTPWYPKGTPIRNTRQLSLVSTEELAVVAQTLGIPKVLASWLGANLELVGIPRLTFLPPGSRIFFPEDAVLAVEGENEPCIGPGKVIGEHYPDKEKLASRFVKAAWEKRGLVAWVDRPGVIRAGDEVRVMLPKPVTYVLP, encoded by the coding sequence ATGCCCCCGTCTCCGCAGCTCTTCGGCCGCGCGGTCCGCATCCTGGTGTGCACCGAGAAGAAGACCTTCGTCACGCGCGAGCTGGCGGAGGTGCGCGTGACGTTCGAGGGCATCGACGGCGACAGGCACGCGGGACACACGCGGCCGGCGGACGTGCGCACGCCCTGGTATCCGAAGGGCACGCCCATCCGGAACACGCGGCAGCTGTCGCTGGTGTCGACGGAGGAGCTGGCGGTGGTGGCCCAGACGCTCGGAATCCCCAAGGTCCTGGCGTCATGGCTGGGGGCCAATCTAGAGCTGGTGGGCATCCCCCGGCTGACGTTCCTGCCACCCGGCTCGCGCATCTTCTTCCCCGAGGACGCGGTGCTGGCGGTGGAGGGGGAGAACGAGCCCTGCATCGGGCCGGGCAAGGTGATTGGCGAGCACTATCCAGACAAGGAGAAGCTCGCGAGCCGCTTCGTGAAGGCCGCGTGGGAGAAGCGGGGGCTCGTGGCCTGGGTGGACCGCCCCGGTGTCATCCGCGCGGGGGATGAAGTCCGTGTGATGTTGCCGAAGCCGGTGACGTACGTGCTGCCGTAG
- the fsa gene encoding fructose-6-phosphate aldolase, which translates to MKFFIDSADVEEIRKAHAMGCVDGVTTNPSLLAKVGRGLEETIREICAIVDGPISAEAVSLDAEGLIAEGRQLAKIHKNVVVKIPMGVEGVKAVKALTAEGIRTNVTLIFSANQALLCAKAGATYVSPFVGRLDDISQDGMELIANILEIYQNYDFDTQVLVASVRNPVHVLQSARLGAHVATLPYNVITQLANHPLTESGIKKFLADWEKVPKAAK; encoded by the coding sequence ATGAAGTTCTTCATCGACAGCGCGGACGTGGAGGAGATTCGCAAGGCCCACGCGATGGGCTGCGTGGACGGTGTGACGACGAACCCCTCGCTCCTGGCCAAGGTCGGCCGCGGTCTCGAGGAGACCATCCGCGAAATCTGCGCCATCGTCGACGGCCCCATCAGCGCCGAGGCCGTCTCCCTGGACGCCGAAGGGCTCATCGCCGAGGGCCGCCAGCTGGCCAAGATTCACAAGAACGTCGTGGTGAAGATTCCCATGGGCGTCGAGGGCGTGAAGGCCGTCAAGGCGCTCACCGCCGAGGGCATCCGCACCAACGTCACCCTCATCTTCTCCGCCAACCAGGCCCTGCTGTGCGCCAAGGCCGGCGCCACCTACGTGTCGCCCTTCGTCGGCCGGCTGGACGACATCTCCCAGGACGGCATGGAGCTCATCGCCAACATCCTGGAGATTTATCAGAACTATGACTTCGACACGCAGGTGCTCGTCGCCAGCGTGCGCAACCCCGTGCACGTGCTCCAGTCCGCCCGCCTGGGCGCCCACGTCGCCACCCTGCCGTACAACGTCATCACCCAGCTGGCCAACCACCCGCTGACCGAGTCGGGCATCAAGAAGTTCCTCGCGGATTGGGAAAAGGTCCCCAAGGCCGCGAAGTAG
- a CDS encoding electron transfer flavoprotein subunit beta/FixA family protein — MKILVTAKRVEDPESKIKVKPDGSGIVQEGLKYKINPFDEIGVEEGLRLVAKHQGEVVVVSIGGKEVQEQLRHALAMGAHRAVWVNHTGPLDQLGIAGLLQKVAEKEKPDLVVLGKQSIDDDQNQVGQYLAEFLGWGQATFASKVESLESAEEKNKEPAVKLTADKKAVQVVREVDNGLATVECQLPAVVTTDLRLNQPRYASLPGIMKAKSKPIEELTPAGLGVDVAPKIQVLKLASPPARKAGIKVPDVATLVDKLRNEAKVV, encoded by the coding sequence GTGAAGATCCTCGTCACCGCCAAGCGCGTGGAAGACCCCGAGTCGAAAATCAAGGTGAAGCCCGATGGCTCGGGCATCGTCCAGGAGGGGCTCAAGTACAAGATCAACCCCTTCGATGAAATTGGCGTGGAGGAAGGCCTCCGGCTCGTCGCCAAGCACCAGGGTGAAGTGGTGGTGGTGTCCATCGGCGGCAAGGAGGTGCAGGAGCAGCTGCGCCACGCGCTGGCCATGGGCGCGCACCGCGCCGTGTGGGTGAACCACACCGGCCCGTTGGACCAGCTCGGCATCGCGGGCCTGCTCCAGAAGGTCGCGGAGAAGGAGAAGCCGGACCTGGTCGTCCTGGGCAAGCAGTCCATCGACGACGACCAGAACCAGGTGGGCCAGTACCTGGCCGAGTTCCTGGGCTGGGGTCAGGCCACGTTCGCCTCCAAGGTGGAGTCGCTGGAGAGCGCCGAGGAGAAGAACAAGGAGCCCGCCGTCAAGCTCACCGCGGACAAGAAGGCCGTCCAGGTGGTGCGCGAGGTCGACAACGGGCTGGCCACGGTGGAGTGCCAGCTGCCCGCCGTCGTCACCACGGACCTGCGCCTGAACCAGCCGCGCTACGCGAGCCTGCCGGGCATCATGAAGGCCAAGAGCAAGCCCATCGAGGAGCTGACGCCGGCCGGACTGGGCGTGGACGTGGCTCCGAAGATCCAGGTGCTGAAGCTCGCCTCGCCCCCCGCGCGCAAGGCCGGCATCAAGGTGCCGGACGTGGCCACGCTGGTGGACAAGCTGCGCAACGAGGCGAAGGTCGTCTAA
- a CDS encoding MBL fold metallo-hydrolase translates to MSVELRRNGMHLTGTLLSLDAKRKSPLCFVSHGHSDHIARHERTIATAATLRFMEHRLGPLSAPLAAPYRRPFELGPLVLELLPAGHILGSAQLRVIRSDGRRVVYTGDLNVVPSLTAEATEVAECDTLVIESTFGHPRYRFPPRDEVLGQVEAWVRRQLERGAVPVVLGYPLGKSQESMKFLAGRGFSLVAHPSIYEVAQLYGELGVPIENLRCYTGTVEPGEVLFFPPHQARGGALAHLWPRGTAVLTGWAMDPGAARRYSADVAFPVSDHADFPSLKAYVKATGASEVITCFGFAEELAQALRDDGVDARPLGGKPQQLALL, encoded by the coding sequence ATGAGTGTGGAGCTGCGTCGAAACGGGATGCACCTGACGGGCACCCTCCTGTCGCTGGACGCGAAGCGCAAGTCGCCGCTGTGCTTCGTGAGCCATGGGCATTCGGACCACATCGCCCGGCATGAGCGCACCATCGCCACGGCGGCGACGCTGCGCTTCATGGAGCATCGGCTGGGGCCGTTGAGCGCTCCTTTGGCCGCGCCGTACCGTCGGCCGTTCGAGTTGGGGCCGTTGGTGTTGGAGCTGCTGCCGGCGGGGCACATCCTGGGCAGCGCGCAGCTGCGCGTCATCCGCTCGGATGGTCGGCGTGTCGTCTACACGGGCGACTTGAACGTGGTGCCGTCGTTGACGGCCGAGGCGACGGAGGTGGCCGAGTGCGACACGCTGGTCATCGAGTCGACCTTCGGCCATCCGCGCTACCGCTTCCCGCCGCGTGACGAGGTGTTGGGGCAGGTGGAGGCGTGGGTGCGTCGGCAGCTCGAGCGGGGCGCGGTGCCGGTGGTGCTCGGATATCCGCTGGGCAAGAGCCAGGAGTCGATGAAGTTCCTCGCGGGCCGAGGGTTCTCGCTGGTGGCGCACCCTTCCATCTACGAAGTGGCCCAGCTCTATGGCGAGCTGGGAGTGCCGATCGAGAACCTGCGTTGCTACACGGGGACCGTGGAGCCGGGCGAGGTGCTGTTCTTCCCGCCGCATCAGGCGCGCGGTGGGGCGCTGGCGCACCTGTGGCCTCGGGGGACGGCGGTGTTGACGGGGTGGGCGATGGACCCGGGGGCGGCGCGGCGCTACAGCGCGGACGTGGCGTTCCCGGTGTCGGACCACGCGGACTTCCCATCGTTGAAGGCGTACGTGAAGGCGACGGGGGCGAGCGAGGTGATTACGTGCTTCGGCTTCGCGGAGGAGCTGGCGCAGGCGCTGCGGGACGACGGGGTGGATGCCCGTCCGCTCGGGGGCAAACCGCAGCAGCTCGCCTTGCTGTGA
- a CDS encoding KpsF/GutQ family sugar-phosphate isomerase, with translation MARSPRSAAKKPRLRALPGRATPAPTSELDDEALLACARDVLEAESRAILGVTERLGAPFVRAVRLVRECQGQVIVTGMGKAGHIGQKLSATLASTGVRSVFLHPAEAVHGDLGRVARGDVVLALSNSGSTEELVRLLPSFKRMATPVIALTADTQSLLARGSDVVLEIGHIEEACPMGLVPTASTAALHALGDALTMAVLRSRPFGTDDYALLHPGGKLGRSVQRVFELMRTGPANPLVRDTATLSEVVGVMTKTPGRPGAACVVDRTGRLVGIFTDGDLRRRVEQGLTDFKIQVRDVMGKQPRCVTPETLALSATAQMRELKVDQLPVVDVDGRAVGLLDVQDLLAAKFV, from the coding sequence ATGGCCCGCTCCCCACGCTCCGCTGCCAAGAAGCCCCGTCTGCGCGCCCTCCCCGGCCGCGCCACCCCGGCCCCCACGTCCGAGCTGGACGACGAGGCCCTGCTCGCGTGCGCACGCGACGTGCTGGAGGCGGAGTCGCGCGCCATCCTCGGCGTGACGGAGAGGTTGGGCGCGCCCTTCGTTCGCGCGGTGCGGCTGGTGCGCGAGTGTCAGGGACAGGTCATCGTGACGGGCATGGGGAAGGCGGGCCACATCGGCCAGAAGCTCTCCGCCACGCTCGCGTCCACGGGCGTCCGCTCGGTGTTCCTGCACCCCGCGGAGGCGGTGCATGGCGATTTGGGCCGCGTGGCGCGCGGGGACGTCGTCCTCGCGTTGTCGAACAGCGGCTCGACGGAGGAGCTGGTGCGGCTGTTGCCGTCGTTCAAGCGGATGGCCACGCCGGTCATCGCGTTGACGGCGGACACGCAGAGCCTGCTCGCGCGCGGCTCGGACGTGGTGCTGGAGATTGGGCACATCGAGGAGGCGTGTCCGATGGGGCTTGTCCCCACGGCGTCCACGGCGGCGCTGCACGCGCTGGGGGACGCGCTCACCATGGCGGTGCTGCGCTCGCGGCCGTTCGGCACGGATGACTACGCGCTGCTCCATCCAGGTGGGAAGCTGGGCCGCTCGGTGCAGCGCGTGTTCGAGCTGATGCGCACGGGGCCCGCCAACCCGCTGGTGCGCGACACCGCCACGCTGTCGGAGGTGGTGGGGGTGATGACGAAGACGCCGGGCCGGCCGGGCGCGGCCTGCGTGGTGGACCGCACGGGGCGGCTGGTGGGCATCTTCACGGACGGCGACTTGCGCCGCCGCGTGGAGCAGGGCCTCACCGACTTCAAGATTCAGGTGCGCGACGTGATGGGCAAGCAGCCGCGCTGCGTGACGCCGGAGACGCTGGCGCTCTCGGCCACCGCGCAGATGCGCGAGCTGAAGGTGGACCAACTGCCCGTGGTGGACGTCGACGGGCGCGCCGTGGGCCTGCTCGACGTGCAGGACCTGCTCGCCGCGAAGTTCGTCTGA
- a CDS encoding DMT family transporter, which produces MSTSTPDSLGREPSFLGRLRGLQADGALVFITLIWGVTFVVVKDALSYADPFTFLSLRFGVGAVALSALAGRQVLNPTNLRHGALLATFLFLGFALQTWGLTFTTPSRSAFITGMCVLFVPLLTLLVFRRAPKPAALVGVAMSAAGLYLLTRPAPGEGGGWLNLGEMLSLGCAVAYAAHITFTERYASKEGVLGMVAVQLWGVALMSAACLPFVTRRVEWQPSLVMAVLVCGLLPSAFAISVQTWAQARTSAVRAAVIYALEPVFASIYSVVLGYERLGAPEAMGGGLILLGVLVAELGSPAWAWWKSRSPSLP; this is translated from the coding sequence GTGAGCACCTCGACTCCCGACAGCCTGGGCCGTGAGCCATCCTTCCTGGGGAGACTGCGCGGTCTCCAGGCGGACGGCGCGCTGGTCTTCATCACCCTCATCTGGGGTGTCACCTTCGTGGTGGTGAAGGACGCGCTGAGCTACGCGGACCCGTTCACCTTCCTGTCGCTGCGCTTCGGGGTGGGCGCGGTGGCGCTGAGCGCGCTCGCGGGCCGGCAGGTGTTGAACCCGACGAACCTGCGCCACGGCGCGCTGCTGGCGACGTTCCTGTTCCTGGGCTTCGCGCTCCAGACGTGGGGGCTGACGTTCACCACGCCGTCGCGCTCGGCGTTCATCACCGGGATGTGCGTGCTGTTCGTCCCGCTGCTGACGCTGCTGGTGTTCCGGCGCGCGCCGAAGCCCGCGGCGCTGGTGGGGGTGGCGATGTCGGCGGCGGGGCTCTACCTGCTCACGCGGCCGGCGCCGGGGGAGGGCGGCGGGTGGCTGAACCTGGGGGAGATGCTGTCGCTCGGCTGCGCGGTGGCTTACGCGGCGCACATCACCTTCACGGAGCGATACGCGTCGAAGGAGGGCGTGCTGGGGATGGTGGCGGTGCAGCTGTGGGGTGTGGCGCTGATGTCCGCGGCGTGCCTGCCCTTCGTGACGCGCAGGGTGGAGTGGCAGCCCTCGCTGGTGATGGCGGTGCTGGTGTGTGGGTTGTTGCCCAGCGCCTTCGCCATCAGCGTGCAGACGTGGGCGCAGGCGCGCACGTCCGCGGTGCGCGCGGCGGTCATCTACGCGCTGGAGCCGGTGTTCGCGTCCATCTACTCGGTGGTGCTGGGCTACGAGCGGCTGGGCGCGCCGGAGGCGATGGGCGGCGGGCTCATCCTCCTGGGTGTGCTGGTGGCGGAGCTGGGCTCACCGGCCTGGGCGTGGTGGAAGTCACGGTCCCCCTCACTCCCATGA
- a CDS encoding acyl-CoA dehydrogenase family protein, giving the protein MEFELSEDQRALQQTARKYAREVVRPKAAHYDETATFPRDLLATAFELGLLNMAIPAEYGGVGLSHLDQTIVAEELSWGCAGVATSIIANDLANLPIILAATDEQKKRLLGHFAEKLTFSSFCLTEPEAGSDVANMQTTARREGDEYVINGAKCFITNGGHAEQYTVFATVDKAKKHKGITCFVVQGRPKGLSVSKHENKMGQRASDTVSLTFEDVRVPVQNRIGEEGQGFAIAMATLDNSRPLTAMFSVGIARAALEHSMEYASQRKTFGKPIIEHQAIQFMIADMAMNTHAARMLTYESAWLLDQGKRNTLQSSYAKSFAADMAMKVATDAVQVYGGYGYIKEYPVEKLMRDAKLIQVYEGTSQVQRLVIARELFK; this is encoded by the coding sequence ATGGAATTCGAGCTCTCCGAAGACCAGCGCGCGCTGCAGCAGACGGCGCGCAAGTACGCTCGCGAGGTCGTCCGCCCCAAGGCGGCGCACTACGACGAGACGGCCACCTTCCCTCGTGACCTGCTGGCCACCGCGTTCGAGCTGGGCCTGCTCAACATGGCCATCCCCGCGGAGTACGGCGGGGTGGGCCTGTCGCACCTGGACCAGACGATTGTCGCGGAGGAGCTCAGCTGGGGTTGTGCGGGGGTGGCCACGTCCATCATCGCCAACGACCTGGCCAACCTGCCCATCATCCTCGCGGCCACCGACGAGCAGAAGAAGCGCCTGCTCGGCCACTTCGCGGAGAAGCTGACGTTCTCCTCGTTCTGTCTCACCGAGCCCGAGGCCGGCAGTGACGTGGCCAACATGCAGACCACGGCGCGCCGCGAGGGTGACGAGTACGTCATCAACGGCGCGAAGTGCTTCATCACCAACGGCGGTCACGCCGAGCAGTACACGGTGTTCGCCACCGTGGACAAGGCGAAGAAGCACAAGGGAATCACGTGTTTCGTCGTCCAGGGCCGCCCCAAGGGGCTGTCCGTCAGCAAGCACGAGAACAAGATGGGCCAGCGCGCCAGCGACACCGTGTCGCTCACGTTCGAGGACGTGCGCGTGCCGGTGCAAAACCGCATCGGCGAGGAGGGCCAGGGCTTCGCCATCGCCATGGCCACGCTGGACAACAGCCGCCCGCTCACCGCCATGTTCTCCGTGGGCATCGCCCGTGCCGCGCTCGAGCACTCCATGGAGTACGCCTCGCAGCGCAAGACGTTCGGCAAGCCCATCATCGAGCACCAGGCCATCCAGTTCATGATTGCCGACATGGCCATGAACACCCACGCGGCCCGCATGCTCACCTACGAGAGCGCGTGGCTGTTGGACCAGGGCAAGCGCAACACCCTCCAGTCCAGCTACGCCAAGTCCTTCGCCGCCGACATGGCCATGAAGGTCGCCACCGACGCGGTCCAGGTCTACGGCGGCTACGGGTACATCAAGGAGTACCCCGTGGAGAAGCTGATGCGCGACGCGAAGCTCATCCAGGTGTACGAGGGGACCAGCCAGGTCCAGCGCCTCGTCATCGCTCGAGAACTGTTCAAGTAG
- a CDS encoding cytochrome c oxidase assembly factor Coa1 family protein: protein MDATPEGSLVPQRGWWSRNWKWVVPVGCLGVLASCGCLGFAMVGLGVKSLSNMGAYTDAVAIAQSDAQVRRALGAPIQTGLPKQSAVQSINGQTHARFTIPLDGPQADGTLFIDATKQGEDEWRYDTLAVELEDGSRIDLRDDAPDAPDAFPSEETPEDDEPLPPPPEPPGTDENVPARGGRDSDIEL from the coding sequence ATGGACGCGACGCCCGAGGGCTCGCTGGTGCCGCAGCGGGGTTGGTGGAGTCGGAACTGGAAGTGGGTGGTGCCCGTGGGCTGCCTGGGTGTGCTGGCCTCGTGCGGCTGCCTGGGCTTCGCGATGGTGGGGCTCGGCGTGAAGTCGCTGAGCAACATGGGCGCGTACACCGACGCGGTGGCCATCGCCCAGTCCGATGCACAGGTGCGGCGCGCGCTGGGGGCGCCCATCCAGACGGGCCTGCCGAAGCAGTCGGCGGTCCAGTCCATCAATGGCCAGACGCACGCCCGGTTCACCATCCCCCTGGATGGCCCGCAGGCCGACGGCACGCTGTTCATCGACGCGACCAAGCAGGGCGAGGACGAGTGGCGCTACGACACGCTCGCCGTCGAGCTCGAGGACGGCAGCCGCATCGACCTGCGTGACGACGCGCCCGACGCCCCCGACGCGTTCCCGAGCGAGGAGACGCCAGAGGACGACGAGCCGCTGCCTCCTCCGCCGGAGCCTCCCGGCACCGACGAGAACGTCCCGGCCCGCGGTGGCCGCGACAGCGACATCGAGCTGTAG
- a CDS encoding electron transfer flavoprotein subunit alpha/FixB family protein — MPIVLIVAEQQPDGNLRKASLNAITAGKQLADKAGAELHIAILGKDPAKVAEELKGTGAKAVHVGAAAELEHYLAETYAPALAALATELKADFVGMASTAQGKDLMPRLAARLKAAMATDITGLGGSGADIIFHRPMWAGNVFAEVKLNTPVKVFTVRATEFTAAAGGQGAAEVKTFAPKIEASKTKFVEFKEVKSARPELTEARVVISGGRGTKGDFKEIEALADDLGAAVGASRAVCDAGWVPNDLQVGQTGKVVAPALYIAAGISGAIQHLAGMKSSKTIVAINKDAEAPIFQVADYGIVADLFKVLPELRSELQKLK; from the coding sequence ATGCCAATCGTTCTCATCGTCGCCGAGCAGCAGCCGGACGGGAACCTCCGCAAGGCCTCCCTGAACGCCATCACCGCGGGCAAGCAGCTCGCGGACAAGGCCGGGGCGGAGTTGCACATCGCCATCCTCGGCAAGGACCCGGCCAAGGTGGCCGAGGAGCTCAAGGGCACCGGCGCCAAGGCCGTGCACGTGGGCGCCGCCGCGGAGCTGGAGCACTACCTGGCGGAGACGTATGCCCCCGCGCTCGCCGCGCTCGCCACCGAGCTCAAGGCGGACTTCGTGGGCATGGCGTCCACCGCGCAGGGCAAGGACCTGATGCCCCGCCTCGCCGCGCGTCTGAAGGCCGCCATGGCCACGGACATCACGGGCCTGGGTGGCTCGGGCGCGGACATCATCTTCCACCGCCCGATGTGGGCCGGGAACGTGTTCGCCGAGGTGAAGCTCAACACGCCGGTCAAGGTGTTCACCGTGCGCGCCACGGAGTTCACCGCGGCCGCCGGTGGCCAGGGCGCCGCCGAGGTGAAGACCTTCGCTCCGAAGATCGAAGCCTCCAAGACGAAGTTCGTCGAGTTCAAGGAAGTGAAGAGCGCTCGCCCGGAGCTGACCGAGGCGCGCGTCGTCATCTCCGGTGGCCGTGGCACCAAGGGCGACTTCAAGGAGATTGAGGCGCTGGCCGATGACCTGGGCGCCGCGGTGGGCGCGTCCCGCGCGGTGTGCGACGCGGGTTGGGTTCCCAACGATTTGCAGGTCGGTCAGACGGGCAAGGTCGTGGCGCCGGCGCTGTACATCGCCGCGGGCATCAGCGGCGCCATCCAGCACCTGGCGGGCATGAAGAGCTCGAAGACCATCGTCGCCATCAACAAGGACGCCGAGGCCCCCATCTTCCAGGTGGCGGACTACGGCATCGTCGCGGACCTCTTCAAGGTCCTCCCCGAGCTGCGCTCGGAGCTGCAGAAGCTGAAGTAA
- a CDS encoding GNAT family N-acetyltransferase yields the protein MPPRKTPSTEVLLDVLRALPPGQKLWVRGVGGGLFPLLRSGDSVRVLRCGPGETARGDVVLVRQGRMLTAQVVVATQPWRTAPLLGAVERTGGELLGRAVALRRGRWMLPLPRPLSPALWVTQWTLASAWARPQTRLVYRGVRDFFFSNWSRPLRRHLVGPLEIRLLRAGDLDALVTFASERLVVSASFLRRQLRDRWGLDPTERRGAAAGALDSKGRLHGFAWVDSYRQEGLPLDGVWVRSLVVAPQARRMGVATQLLECLLEESHRQGEPSVQADVDEDNAASLRTFEGVGFHLATEALTRRTNEAWDAAGRSKRLVVLERASAP from the coding sequence GTGCCGCCGCGGAAGACGCCTTCCACCGAGGTGCTGCTGGACGTGCTGAGGGCGCTGCCACCCGGGCAGAAGCTCTGGGTGCGCGGTGTGGGCGGGGGCCTGTTCCCGCTGCTGCGCTCCGGTGACTCGGTGCGGGTGCTGCGCTGCGGGCCGGGCGAGACGGCGCGCGGTGACGTGGTGCTGGTGCGCCAGGGGCGCATGCTGACGGCCCAGGTGGTGGTGGCCACCCAGCCCTGGCGCACGGCGCCGCTCCTGGGCGCCGTGGAGCGGACGGGCGGAGAGTTGCTGGGGCGCGCCGTCGCGCTGCGGCGTGGACGGTGGATGCTCCCGCTGCCCAGGCCCTTGAGTCCGGCGTTGTGGGTGACGCAGTGGACGCTGGCGTCCGCGTGGGCGCGGCCCCAGACCCGGCTAGTCTATCGGGGCGTGCGGGACTTCTTCTTCTCCAACTGGTCCAGGCCCCTTCGGCGCCACCTGGTGGGCCCGCTGGAGATACGCCTGCTGCGGGCTGGAGACCTGGACGCGCTCGTCACCTTCGCGAGCGAGCGCCTGGTGGTCTCCGCGAGCTTCCTGCGCCGGCAGCTCCGAGACCGCTGGGGGCTGGATCCCACCGAGCGTCGGGGCGCGGCGGCGGGCGCGCTGGACTCGAAGGGGCGGCTGCACGGCTTCGCGTGGGTGGACTCGTATCGCCAGGAGGGGCTGCCGCTGGACGGCGTCTGGGTGCGCTCGCTGGTGGTGGCGCCGCAGGCCCGGCGGATGGGCGTGGCCACGCAGCTGTTGGAGTGCCTGTTGGAGGAGTCCCACCGACAGGGCGAGCCCAGCGTGCAGGCAGACGTGGACGAGGACAACGCCGCGTCGCTGAGGACCTTCGAGGGCGTCGGCTTCCACCTCGCCACGGAGGCGCTGACCCGGCGCACGAACGAGGCGTGGGACGCGGCGGGTCGCTCCAAGCGCCTGGTCGTCCTGGAGCGGGCCTCCGCGCCCTGA